In one Nicotiana sylvestris chromosome 8, ASM39365v2, whole genome shotgun sequence genomic region, the following are encoded:
- the LOC104218884 gene encoding early nodulin-like protein 6: MTLFRFNVFIFSLVFTSMFASTIFVSSFQFEIGGEIGWSKPIGNESETYNEWAAKNRFHIGDSLYFKYKDDSVLEVTPADYLNCNTSNPISKFEDGETVFKFNRSGFFYFISGHKNHCKSGQRLIIRVMHPFESETASPGTGPAMAPTVAAGGGDDGGDGWASDFLGPPAINSTIALSVFSYFVTALSGVMVFLYLLM; this comes from the exons ATGACTCTTTTTCGATTTAATGTATtcattttctctcttgtttttacCTCTATGTTTGCTTCTACCATTTTTGTGTCATCTTTTCAGTTTGAAATTGGAGGTGAAATTGGTTGGAGTAAACCAATTGGTAATGAGTCTGAAACTTACAATGAATGGGCTGCTAAAAATAGATTTCATATTGGAGATTCCCTTT ATTTCAAGTACAAAGATGACTCAGTGCTTGAAGTCACTCCAGCTGATTACCTAAACTGCAACACATCAAACCCAATTTCCAAATTTGAAGATGGAGAAACAGTTTTCAAATTTAACCGTTCTGGCTTTTTTTATTTCATAAGTGGCCACAAAAATCATTGCAAATCTGGCCAAAGACTTATAATACGTGTAATGCACCCTTTTGAATCTGAAACTGCTTCGCCGGGGACTGGCCCGGCGATGGCACCAACGGTGGCGGCTGGTGGCGGTGATGACGGCGGAGATGGTTGGGCTTCTGACTTCTTGGGACCCCCTGCAATTAATTCTACCATTGCACTTTCTGTTTTTAGTTATTTTGTTACTGCTCTTAGTGGTGTTATGGTCTTTCTTTATTTGCTTATGTAG
- the LOC104238030 gene encoding serine/threonine-protein kinase D6PK-like: MASTPSVKSSLEKLKKSTGSHAVEHNSRTSAPSQVSKSGKPESTPSKELRSNDRKVASKQLTAEAESADLPVDKLNSSLYLGNLKHAPIGAVSTPFDTKGSENETVNDSSASARGNDGASSLTKTSGSAKVSDQADLVESGKSSICRGSTSTDVSDESCCSSFSSSVSKPHKANDSRWEAIQAIRAKDGGLDLRHFRLLKKLGSGDIGSVYLSELCGTKCYFAMKVMDKASLAGRKKLLRAQTEREILQSLDHPFLPTLYTHFETEKFSCLVMEFCPGGDLHTLRQRQPGKHFSEQAVKFYVAEILLAMEYLHMLGIVYRDLKPENVLVREDGHIMLSDFDLSLRCAVSPTLVKLSSLDAEPLQKNSGYCVQPACIEPSCIQPSCAVPTTCFGPRFFSSKSKKEKKSKNDTGNQVSPLPELMAEPTGARSMSFVGTHEYLAPEIIKGEGHGSAVDWWTFGIFLYELLFGKTPFKGSGNRATLFNVVGQPLRFPESPVVSFSARDLIRGLLVKEPQHRLAYKRGATEIKQHPFFEGVNWALIRCASPPEIPRPVEFERISAPPTSTSEKPVAVPVRNQQNSDNYLEFDFF; encoded by the exons ATGGCGTCAACACCTTCTGTCAAGAGTTCACTGGAAAAGCTAAAGAAGTCAACTGGAAGTCATGCAGTAGAACATAATTCTCGGACGTCAGCACCTTCTCAAGTTTCAAAGAGTGGCAAGCCTGAGAGCACACCATCCAAAGAGCTACGAAGCAATGATCGAAAAGTTGCATCTAAACAGCTTACGGCAGAAGCAGAATCTGCCGACTTACCGGTTGATAAGCTTAATTCGAGCTTATATTTGGGAAATCTGAAACATGCTCCAATTGGTGCAGTTTCCACGCCTTTTGACACAAAGGGCTCAGAAAATGAAACTGTCAACGATAGCTCAGCCTCAGCCAGAGGCAATGATGGGGCTAGTAGCCTAACAAAAACAAGTGGAAGTGCCAAAGTTAGTGATCAAGCTGATCTCGTTGAGAGTGGAAAGAGCAGCATCTGTAGGGGAAGCACAAGCACCGACGTAAGCGATGAAAGTTGCTGCAGCAGCTTTAGCAGCAGTGTTAGTAAACCTCACAAAGCTAATGACTCGAGATGGGAAGCCATTCAAGCTATCCGAGCTAAAGATGGAGGGTTGGATTTGAGACATTTCCGGTTGCTAAAGAAGTTGGGAAGTGGTGATATTGGAAGCGTCTATCTGTCGGAGTTGTGTGGAACAAAGTGTTATTTTGCCATGAAAGTTATGGATAAAGCATCATTAGCTGGCCGTAAGAAATTGCTGCGTGCTCAAACGGAGAGAGAGATATTGCAGTCCTTGGACCATCCATTTCTGCCGACGTTATATACCCATTTTGAGACAGAAAAGTTTTCATGTCTAGTAATGGAGTTTTGCCCGGGAGGTGACTTGCATACACTTCGGCAGAGGCAACCAGGAAAGCATTTTTCTGAACAAGCTGTGAA GTTCTATGTCGCAGAGATCCTCCTTGCTATGGAATATCTCCATATGCTCGGCATTGTCTACCGAGACCTCAAGCCAGAAAATGTGCTTGTTAGAGAAGATGGACACATAATGCTATCCGATTTTGATCTCTCCCTTCGCTGTGCTGTGAGTCCAACACTTGTCAAATTGTCATCTCTCGATGCGGAGCCACTCCAGAAGAATTCTGGTTACTGTGTTCAGCCGGCATGCATTGAGCCCTCCTGTATCCAGCCGTCATGTGCGGTCCCTACAACGTGTTTTGGTCCTCGCTTCTTTTCTAGTAAGtcgaagaaagaaaagaaatctAAAAACGATACAGGGAACCAAGTTAGCCCATTACCAGAACTTATGGCTGAACCTACAGGAGCACGTTCAATGTCTTTTGTTGGGACCCACGAGTATTTGGCACCTGAAATAATCAAAGGCGAAGGGCATGGGAGTGCAGTGGACTGGTGGACTTTCGGCATCTTTCTCTACGAGTTATTGTTTGGTAAGACGCCGTTCAAAGGATCAGGAAATCGAGCTACACTTTTCAATGTTGTAGGTCAACCCCTCCGGTTTCCAGAATCTCCAGTAGTAAGTTTTTCAGCTAGAGATCTTATACGAGGCTTGCTCGTGAAAGAGCCACAACATCGATTAGCATACAAACGAGGAGCTACAGAAATTAAGCAGCATCCCTTCTTTGAAGGTGTAAACTGGGCTTTGATTCGTTGTGCAAGTCCTCCCGAGATCCCAAGGCCTGTTGAGTTTGAGCGAATCTCAGCTCCGCCAACATCGACGAGTGAGAAACCTGTGGCCGTACCTGTCCGAAACCAGCAAAATTCTGATAATTATCTCGAATTTGATTTCTTTTAA